One genomic window of Kosmotoga olearia TBF 19.5.1 includes the following:
- a CDS encoding alpha-amylase family glycosyl hydrolase, protein MAKDTQVTAFDLAIYEIFPRMFVDKGGGAFKNISGILSELKSLGINTIWLMPIHPVGIENRKGASGSPYAVRDYFEIDSKLGSKEDYRVFVKTAHSYGIKVFMDMVMNHCACDSVLVREHPDWILKDGQGKFGRKIAEWEDVYDLDYHNQQLVDYMVSVLRYWVEEFDIDGYRCDVADLVPLSFWLKARHEISMIKPDFLWLSEGYENEMYRAFDITYDYDGFTNFLQYLEKKIPLMDYISYLNYQHRNSPKNAVKLRFLENHDQLRISGRLGVEEVLEWTAFMLMLRGVPLIYNGQEYLKGSRPDIFDYPPLYEKKNLWFRDFLAGLLKLRSKSPALRYGEMELSFEDRDVVLLKRFYNGSEVLAIFNFGNEEREIAIRTSERSGVLHYMEHLSDSPVHLKVRNHEMRLALNSKPLVLSRVIY, encoded by the coding sequence ATGGCAAAGGATACGCAGGTTACGGCCTTTGACTTAGCGATTTATGAAATCTTTCCAAGAATGTTTGTGGACAAAGGGGGAGGCGCCTTTAAGAATATCTCTGGAATTCTGTCTGAACTCAAATCATTGGGAATTAATACGATCTGGTTGATGCCTATTCATCCTGTTGGGATAGAGAATCGCAAAGGTGCTTCCGGGTCTCCGTATGCGGTAAGAGATTATTTTGAGATCGATTCAAAACTCGGAAGCAAAGAAGATTACCGTGTTTTTGTAAAAACAGCGCATTCGTATGGTATAAAGGTTTTTATGGACATGGTGATGAATCACTGCGCGTGTGATTCTGTTTTAGTGAGGGAACACCCGGATTGGATCTTGAAAGATGGTCAGGGAAAATTCGGTCGCAAGATAGCCGAATGGGAGGATGTTTATGACCTTGACTATCACAACCAGCAACTGGTTGATTACATGGTAAGCGTTTTGAGGTACTGGGTCGAAGAATTTGACATTGACGGTTATCGTTGTGATGTGGCCGATCTGGTTCCTCTCAGTTTTTGGTTGAAGGCAAGGCATGAAATCTCCATGATAAAGCCCGATTTTTTATGGCTTTCAGAAGGCTACGAAAATGAAATGTACCGGGCTTTCGATATCACATATGATTACGATGGTTTTACAAACTTTCTTCAATATCTCGAGAAAAAGATCCCATTGATGGATTATATTTCCTATTTGAATTATCAGCATAGGAATTCGCCCAAAAATGCTGTAAAGTTACGTTTCCTGGAGAACCATGACCAACTAAGGATTTCAGGCAGGCTGGGAGTCGAAGAAGTCTTGGAATGGACGGCGTTTATGCTCATGCTTCGTGGGGTTCCCCTGATATATAATGGTCAGGAATATCTCAAGGGTTCCCGACCGGATATTTTTGATTATCCTCCATTGTATGAAAAAAAGAACCTTTGGTTCAGGGATTTTCTGGCCGGGTTGCTGAAGCTCAGAAGTAAATCACCTGCGTTGAGGTACGGCGAAATGGAATTATCATTTGAAGACCGCGATGTGGTTTTACTGAAGCGTTTTTACAATGGTAGTGAGGTTCTGGCAATATTCAATTTCGGTAACGAGGAAAGGGAAATAGCAATTCGAACTTCCGAAAGATCCGGGGTTCTTCATTACATGGAACATTTGAGCGATAG